From Gemmatimonadota bacterium, a single genomic window includes:
- a CDS encoding polyribonucleotide nucleotidyltransferase, with product MHRIETTFAGRRLILETGRLAKQAAGSVLVQFGDTVVLASVTVSPNQSHLPFFPLTVEYREKTYAAGKIPGGFLKREGRPSDKEILAARIIDRSIRPLFPEGFKNEIQVFITVVSADQEHDADVLGAFAASAALSISPIPWNGPLATVRVGRVDGNWILNPTFHQLEFSDLDISVSGSGEFVDMVEGGALEVSEADVLEALRVAQKGIVELRGHIKTLVAKEGQKKMSWVKPEYDKAVTKRVKELAEKDMTKAINHKDKAGRAAQLKAVRQAAMATIATEFPEKIKDAEHEFEEIEYRVMRAQVLDKGERIDGRALETVRPISIEAGWLPRVHGSALFTRGQTQALVAVTLGTSDDEQRIDSIDVPGESTKSFMLHYNFPPYSTGEVRPLRGTSRREIGHGALAERALQALLPDFDAFPYTLRVVSEILESNGSSSMATVCGGSLALMDAGVPMKAACAGVAMGLIMEGKKVAVLTDILGSEDHLGDMDFKVAGTEKGITSIQMDIKVEGLSLELLADALEKARRGRLHILGEMKKALAAPRADLSPFAPRIFTIMIKPDKIGDVIGPKGKTIRGIQDATGAKISIEDTGLVTIAAVGGEAGDKAREMVMALVAEPVVGMIYEGPVKSTTAFGAFIEIMPGVEGLLHISELQHARTEKTEDVVKKGDVVRVQLLEVDERGRMRLSRKALLPKE from the coding sequence AACCAATCCCACCTTCCGTTCTTCCCGCTGACGGTCGAGTATCGCGAAAAGACCTACGCCGCAGGCAAGATCCCCGGCGGGTTTCTGAAGCGGGAGGGTCGCCCGTCGGACAAGGAAATCCTGGCCGCCCGGATCATCGACCGGTCGATCCGGCCGCTCTTTCCTGAAGGCTTCAAGAACGAAATTCAGGTCTTCATTACGGTGGTGTCGGCCGATCAAGAACATGATGCCGACGTATTAGGCGCGTTTGCCGCCTCGGCGGCGCTTTCGATTTCGCCGATCCCGTGGAACGGCCCGTTGGCCACCGTCCGGGTGGGCCGGGTCGACGGCAACTGGATCCTGAATCCGACCTTCCACCAACTCGAGTTTTCGGACCTCGATATCTCGGTCAGCGGCAGCGGCGAGTTCGTCGACATGGTAGAGGGCGGCGCGCTGGAGGTCTCCGAGGCCGATGTCCTCGAAGCGCTCCGGGTGGCCCAGAAGGGAATCGTCGAGCTCCGGGGTCACATCAAAACCCTGGTGGCCAAAGAAGGCCAGAAGAAGATGTCCTGGGTCAAGCCGGAGTACGACAAGGCCGTGACCAAGCGGGTCAAGGAACTGGCCGAAAAGGACATGACCAAGGCTATCAATCACAAGGACAAGGCTGGGCGGGCCGCGCAGTTGAAGGCTGTTCGCCAGGCGGCGATGGCCACCATTGCCACCGAGTTCCCCGAGAAGATCAAGGACGCCGAGCACGAGTTCGAGGAAATCGAATACCGGGTCATGCGAGCCCAGGTCCTCGACAAGGGTGAGCGGATCGATGGCCGCGCTCTTGAGACGGTCCGCCCGATCTCGATCGAAGCCGGTTGGTTGCCGCGGGTCCACGGCTCGGCCCTGTTTACCCGGGGTCAGACCCAGGCGCTGGTGGCCGTCACGTTAGGCACCTCCGACGACGAGCAGCGGATCGACTCGATCGACGTCCCCGGCGAGTCGACGAAGTCGTTTATGCTCCACTACAACTTCCCGCCCTACTCGACCGGCGAGGTCCGGCCTCTTCGCGGCACCAGCCGCCGTGAAATCGGCCATGGCGCGTTGGCGGAACGGGCCCTCCAGGCCCTGTTGCCGGACTTCGATGCCTTCCCCTACACCCTGCGGGTCGTCTCGGAAATTCTCGAGTCCAATGGGTCGTCGTCGATGGCCACCGTCTGCGGCGGATCGCTGGCGCTGATGGATGCGGGTGTGCCGATGAAGGCCGCCTGCGCCGGTGTGGCTATGGGACTGATCATGGAAGGCAAGAAGGTGGCGGTCCTGACCGACATCCTCGGCTCGGAAGACCACTTGGGCGATATGGACTTCAAGGTGGCCGGTACCGAGAAGGGCATCACGTCGATCCAGATGGACATCAAGGTCGAAGGCCTCAGCCTGGAATTGTTGGCGGACGCGCTCGAGAAGGCCCGTCGGGGCCGGCTCCACATCCTCGGCGAAATGAAGAAGGCCTTGGCGGCGCCTCGCGCCGATCTGTCGCCCTTCGCGCCCCGGATCTTTACGATCATGATCAAGCCCGACAAGATCGGCGATGTGATCGGACCGAAGGGGAAGACCATCCGCGGCATCCAGGATGCCACCGGCGCCAAGATCTCGATCGAGGACACCGGCTTGGTCACCATCGCGGCCGTCGGCGGGGAAGCCGGCGACAAGGCCCGGGAAATGGTCATGGCGCTCGTGGCCGAGCCCGTGGTCGGGATGATCTACGAGGGGCCGGTCAAGAGCACCACCGCCTTCGGTGCCTTCATCGAAATCATGCCGGGCGTCGAGGGGTTGCTGCATATCAGCGAACTCCAGCATGCCCGGACGGAAAAGACCGAAGACGTCGTCAAGAAGGGCGATGTCGTCCGGGTCCAATTGCTCGAGGTCGATGAGCGGGGCCGGATGCGGTTGTCCCGGAAGGCGCTGTTGCCGAAGGAGTGA